One window of Rissa tridactyla isolate bRisTri1 chromosome 12, bRisTri1.patW.cur.20221130, whole genome shotgun sequence genomic DNA carries:
- the ASIP gene encoding agouti-signaling protein isoform X1 — MTMEFFLPRMESKNLFLSLLLCYSLLRAAGSHMVIEEKTECTLPRSNKMSLQDLPPISIVDLTKRSQKVSRKEAENKKSSKKNAEPKTSPKPRPTPAADCVPNFKTCKPHLNSCCHYCALCKCRIFQTICQCLMLNPKC, encoded by the exons ATGACAATGGAATTTTTCCTCCCCAGGATGGAAAGTAAGAACCTCTTCCTAAGCCTATTGCTCTGCTACAGTTTGCTCAGAGCTGCCGGTTCTCACATGGTAATAGAAGAGAAGACGGAATGCACCCTGCCAAGGAGCAACAAAATGAGCCTCCAAGATCTCCCACCGATCTCCATAGTAG ATTTAACTAAAAGATCCCAGAAAGTCAgcaggaaagaagcagagaacAAGAAATCTTCCAAG aaAAATGCTGAACCGAAGACATCTCCAAAACCAAGGCCCACACCAGCTGCTGACTGTGTGCCAAACTTCAAAACCTGCAAACCACACTTGAATTCATGTTGTCACTACTGTGCTTTGTGCAAATGCCGAATTTTTCAGACCATCTGCCAATGTCTAATGTTAAACCCAAAGTGCTAA
- the ASIP gene encoding agouti-signaling protein isoform X2, whose product MESKNLFLSLLLCYSLLRAAGSHMVIEEKTECTLPRSNKMSLQDLPPISIVDLTKRSQKVSRKEAENKKSSKKNAEPKTSPKPRPTPAADCVPNFKTCKPHLNSCCHYCALCKCRIFQTICQCLMLNPKC is encoded by the exons ATGGAAAGTAAGAACCTCTTCCTAAGCCTATTGCTCTGCTACAGTTTGCTCAGAGCTGCCGGTTCTCACATGGTAATAGAAGAGAAGACGGAATGCACCCTGCCAAGGAGCAACAAAATGAGCCTCCAAGATCTCCCACCGATCTCCATAGTAG ATTTAACTAAAAGATCCCAGAAAGTCAgcaggaaagaagcagagaacAAGAAATCTTCCAAG aaAAATGCTGAACCGAAGACATCTCCAAAACCAAGGCCCACACCAGCTGCTGACTGTGTGCCAAACTTCAAAACCTGCAAACCACACTTGAATTCATGTTGTCACTACTGTGCTTTGTGCAAATGCCGAATTTTTCAGACCATCTGCCAATGTCTAATGTTAAACCCAAAGTGCTAA